tttttatggggtaagtacaattatttcattaaattatggAACATGTTAGTATAACAATTTGTAACATAAAATGCCAAGTTTGCAAACTGCTGTAAAGTGTACactgatgttttttttttaatttttttaaagatatgcTGAGAACGGTGACCTTTTGGACTACATTCACAGAAATGGTCCAATACCTGAAAATCATGCTAGACTATGGTTCAAACAAATGATTTGCGGACTTCACTATCTCCATGGAATAAACATTGCACACAGAGACTTAAAATGCGATAATATACTTTTATCTGCAAAATTCAACATTAAATTAGCTGATTTTGGTTTTGCAAGATTCTGCGTAGAttctcgaaataaaaaaatacttagtGATACTTACTGCGGTTCTTCAACTTATGCAGCACCTGAAGTAATCATTGGTACACCCTACGATCCAAAATTATCTGATGTTTGGTCATTAGGAGTCATATTATTTGTCATGCTTAATACCACCTTGCCTTTTGACGATATAAGTTGTGTGGATTTGGTACATAACCAAATGACTAAAAATTGGGCTTTCCAATCAAGAGTAAGAGATAACCTATCAAAAATGGTCAAATCCTTGGTTCGTCATATTTTGGaaccaaatataaataaaagatttactttggaaaatattagaaaacatGAGTGGTTAAAACTGCACAAAGAAAAGTCATCTACACCTGCTCAACTGTTGAATAAAtccaaaaaacagaaaaaaagaaagtaaGATGGTTattggtaaaaaatatattaatggaGTATTCGAGCAATTGGATggctt
This portion of the Diorhabda sublineata isolate icDioSubl1.1 chromosome X, icDioSubl1.1, whole genome shotgun sequence genome encodes:
- the LOC130451807 gene encoding testis-specific serine/threonine-protein kinase 3-like — protein: MDNILRIKQLTIPLSPKDSEINAFVEKGYLIGKKIGQGSYATVHLADYVDTTKTNPKKVRLACKIFDKKKASKNFLNRFLTRELEILAQINNKYIISLHSILQRDTRVFIFMGYAENGDLLDYIHRNGPIPENHARLWFKQMICGLHYLHGINIAHRDLKCDNILLSAKFNIKLADFGFARFCVDSRNKKILSDTYCGSSTYAAPEVIIGTPYDPKLSDVWSLGVILFVMLNTTLPFDDISCVDLVHNQMTKNWAFQSRVRDNLSKMVKSLVRHILEPNINKRFTLENIRKHEWLKLHKEKSSTPAQLLNKSKKQKKRK